The following proteins come from a genomic window of Miscanthus floridulus cultivar M001 chromosome 2, ASM1932011v1, whole genome shotgun sequence:
- the LOC136523087 gene encoding ACT domain-containing protein ACR4-like isoform X1 has translation MSTMDEGYGPTWDSDDEYDNFIRKMNPPRIVIDNESSAEATIVRVCNYVDSANEYGILLEVIQVMIDLNLVISKAYITSDGGWFMDVFNVTDKEGKKIKDEATLSQIEDYIRKSLGANSRYIPSRRRSVDVAAAADHNVIELTGTDRPGLLSEVSAVLASLKCNVVSAEIWTHNTRAAAVMRVTDEDTGLAVTDAERLERIREKLSSLLRGGNLSRGAAMALSSGTATTHTERRLHQMMLDDCDYEQLQLQAPGQSQRPNVTVRNWNDKDYSVVTIRCKDRSKLLFDTVCTLTDLQYVVFHANIDAKDNQAYQEFYVRHVNGSPMNTETERLRVIQCLEAAIERRVSEGVKLELCTNDKVGLLSEVTRIFRENSLTVTRAEVTTRGRMAVNTFYVRGSTGEDVDQKAIDSIRQAIGHSLQVKGQPEPQEAQKKESPTWFLFANLFRPRSLYSFGFMR, from the exons ATGTCCACCAtgg ATGAAGGCTACGGCCCTACTTGGGACAGCGACGACGAATACGACAACTTCATACGCAAGATGAACCCGCCAAG GATCGTCATCGACAATGAGTCCTCAGCAGAGGCCACAATTGTAAGGGTATGTAATTAT GTAGATAGCGCAAACGAATATGGGATACTGCTGGAAGTGATCCAGGTCATGATTGATCTCAACCTTGTCATAAGCAAGGCCTACATAACTTCAGATGGTGGATGGTTCATGGATG TCTTCAATGTGACCGATAAGGAAGGGAAGAAGATCAAAGATGAGGCAACCCTTTCACAGATCGAAGACTACATCAGAAAG TCCTTGGGTGCAAATTCAAGATACATTCCTTCCCGCCGGAGATCAGTAGACGTCGCCGCTGCAGCTGACCACAATGTCATTGAACTAACAGGGACGGACAGGCCAGGCCTGCTCTCTGAAGTCAGTGCGGTGCTTGCCAGCCTCAAGTGCAACGTGGTCAGCGCTGAGATCTGGACCCACAACACCCGAGCTGCGGCCGTGATGCGGGTCACCGACGAGGACACCGGGCTGGCGGTCACGGACGCCGAGAGGCTGGAGAGGATCAGGGAGAAGCTGTCGTCCCTGCTCCGAGGAGGCAATCTCTCCCGGGGCGCCGCCATGGCGTTGTCGTCAGGGACCGCCACCACGCACACAGAGAGAAGGCTGCACCAGATGATGCTTGACGACTGTGACTATGAGCAGCTCCAGCTGCAAGCTCCAGGGCAGTCTCAGAGGCCTAATGTCACCGTGAGGAACTGGAACGACAAGGACTACTCGGTGGTGACCATCAGATGCAAGGATAGGTCCAAGCTTCTGTTCGACACGGTTTGCACTCTGACGGACCTGCAATATGTTGTTTTCCATGCCAACATTGATGCCAAGGACAATCAGGCATACCAG GAATTCTATGTAAGGCATGTGAATGGATCACCAATGAACACTGAAACTGAGAGATTGCGAGTCATCCAATGCCTTGAAGCAGCCATTGAACGGAGGGTATCTGAG GGTGTCAAGCTTGAGCTGTGCACTAATGACAAGGTCGGGCTACTATCTGAGGTTACCCGCATCTTCCGCGAGAACAGCCTGACCGTCACAAGAGCAGAGGTGACCACGAGGGGCAGGATGGCTGTGAACACGTTCTACGTCCGCGGTTCCACAGGAGAGGATGTTGATCAGAAGGCAATAGACTCCATCAGGCAAGCCATAGGCCACAGCCTTCAGGTGAAAGGCCAGCCTGAGCCACAGGAGGCGCAGAAGAAAGAGTCCCCCACATGGTTCCTCTTTGCCAACTTGTTTCGGCCAAGGTCTCTCTACAGTTTCGGGTTCATGCGCTGA
- the LOC136523087 gene encoding ACT domain-containing protein ACR4-like isoform X4, whose product MNPPRIVIDNESSAEATIVRVDSANEYGILLEVIQVMIDLNLVISKAYITSDGGWFMDVFNVTDKEGKKIKDEATLSQIEDYIRKSLGANSRYIPSRRRSVDVAAAADHNVIELTGTDRPGLLSEVSAVLASLKCNVVSAEIWTHNTRAAAVMRVTDEDTGLAVTDAERLERIREKLSSLLRGGNLSRGAAMALSSGTATTHTERRLHQMMLDDCDYEQLQLQAPGQSQRPNVTVRNWNDKDYSVVTIRCKDRSKLLFDTVCTLTDLQYVVFHANIDAKDNQAYQEFYVRHVNGSPMNTETERLRVIQCLEAAIERRVSEGVKLELCTNDKVGLLSEVTRIFRENSLTVTRAEVTTRGRMAVNTFYVRGSTGEDVDQKAIDSIRQAIGHSLQVKGQPEPQEAQKKESPTWFLFANLFRPRSLYSFGFMR is encoded by the exons ATGAACCCGCCAAG GATCGTCATCGACAATGAGTCCTCAGCAGAGGCCACAATTGTAAGG GTAGATAGCGCAAACGAATATGGGATACTGCTGGAAGTGATCCAGGTCATGATTGATCTCAACCTTGTCATAAGCAAGGCCTACATAACTTCAGATGGTGGATGGTTCATGGATG TCTTCAATGTGACCGATAAGGAAGGGAAGAAGATCAAAGATGAGGCAACCCTTTCACAGATCGAAGACTACATCAGAAAG TCCTTGGGTGCAAATTCAAGATACATTCCTTCCCGCCGGAGATCAGTAGACGTCGCCGCTGCAGCTGACCACAATGTCATTGAACTAACAGGGACGGACAGGCCAGGCCTGCTCTCTGAAGTCAGTGCGGTGCTTGCCAGCCTCAAGTGCAACGTGGTCAGCGCTGAGATCTGGACCCACAACACCCGAGCTGCGGCCGTGATGCGGGTCACCGACGAGGACACCGGGCTGGCGGTCACGGACGCCGAGAGGCTGGAGAGGATCAGGGAGAAGCTGTCGTCCCTGCTCCGAGGAGGCAATCTCTCCCGGGGCGCCGCCATGGCGTTGTCGTCAGGGACCGCCACCACGCACACAGAGAGAAGGCTGCACCAGATGATGCTTGACGACTGTGACTATGAGCAGCTCCAGCTGCAAGCTCCAGGGCAGTCTCAGAGGCCTAATGTCACCGTGAGGAACTGGAACGACAAGGACTACTCGGTGGTGACCATCAGATGCAAGGATAGGTCCAAGCTTCTGTTCGACACGGTTTGCACTCTGACGGACCTGCAATATGTTGTTTTCCATGCCAACATTGATGCCAAGGACAATCAGGCATACCAG GAATTCTATGTAAGGCATGTGAATGGATCACCAATGAACACTGAAACTGAGAGATTGCGAGTCATCCAATGCCTTGAAGCAGCCATTGAACGGAGGGTATCTGAG GGTGTCAAGCTTGAGCTGTGCACTAATGACAAGGTCGGGCTACTATCTGAGGTTACCCGCATCTTCCGCGAGAACAGCCTGACCGTCACAAGAGCAGAGGTGACCACGAGGGGCAGGATGGCTGTGAACACGTTCTACGTCCGCGGTTCCACAGGAGAGGATGTTGATCAGAAGGCAATAGACTCCATCAGGCAAGCCATAGGCCACAGCCTTCAGGTGAAAGGCCAGCCTGAGCCACAGGAGGCGCAGAAGAAAGAGTCCCCCACATGGTTCCTCTTTGCCAACTTGTTTCGGCCAAGGTCTCTCTACAGTTTCGGGTTCATGCGCTGA
- the LOC136523087 gene encoding ACT domain-containing protein ACR4-like isoform X5 — MIDLNLVISKAYITSDGGWFMDVFNVTDKEGKKIKDEATLSQIEDYIRKSLGANSRYIPSRRRSVDVAAAADHNVIELTGTDRPGLLSEVSAVLASLKCNVVSAEIWTHNTRAAAVMRVTDEDTGLAVTDAERLERIREKLSSLLRGGNLSRGAAMALSSGTATTHTERRLHQMMLDDCDYEQLQLQAPGQSQRPNVTVRNWNDKDYSVVTIRCKDRSKLLFDTVCTLTDLQYVVFHANIDAKDNQAYQEFYVRHVNGSPMNTETERLRVIQCLEAAIERRVSEGVKLELCTNDKVGLLSEVTRIFRENSLTVTRAEVTTRGRMAVNTFYVRGSTGEDVDQKAIDSIRQAIGHSLQVKGQPEPQEAQKKESPTWFLFANLFRPRSLYSFGFMR, encoded by the exons ATGATTGATCTCAACCTTGTCATAAGCAAGGCCTACATAACTTCAGATGGTGGATGGTTCATGGATG TCTTCAATGTGACCGATAAGGAAGGGAAGAAGATCAAAGATGAGGCAACCCTTTCACAGATCGAAGACTACATCAGAAAG TCCTTGGGTGCAAATTCAAGATACATTCCTTCCCGCCGGAGATCAGTAGACGTCGCCGCTGCAGCTGACCACAATGTCATTGAACTAACAGGGACGGACAGGCCAGGCCTGCTCTCTGAAGTCAGTGCGGTGCTTGCCAGCCTCAAGTGCAACGTGGTCAGCGCTGAGATCTGGACCCACAACACCCGAGCTGCGGCCGTGATGCGGGTCACCGACGAGGACACCGGGCTGGCGGTCACGGACGCCGAGAGGCTGGAGAGGATCAGGGAGAAGCTGTCGTCCCTGCTCCGAGGAGGCAATCTCTCCCGGGGCGCCGCCATGGCGTTGTCGTCAGGGACCGCCACCACGCACACAGAGAGAAGGCTGCACCAGATGATGCTTGACGACTGTGACTATGAGCAGCTCCAGCTGCAAGCTCCAGGGCAGTCTCAGAGGCCTAATGTCACCGTGAGGAACTGGAACGACAAGGACTACTCGGTGGTGACCATCAGATGCAAGGATAGGTCCAAGCTTCTGTTCGACACGGTTTGCACTCTGACGGACCTGCAATATGTTGTTTTCCATGCCAACATTGATGCCAAGGACAATCAGGCATACCAG GAATTCTATGTAAGGCATGTGAATGGATCACCAATGAACACTGAAACTGAGAGATTGCGAGTCATCCAATGCCTTGAAGCAGCCATTGAACGGAGGGTATCTGAG GGTGTCAAGCTTGAGCTGTGCACTAATGACAAGGTCGGGCTACTATCTGAGGTTACCCGCATCTTCCGCGAGAACAGCCTGACCGTCACAAGAGCAGAGGTGACCACGAGGGGCAGGATGGCTGTGAACACGTTCTACGTCCGCGGTTCCACAGGAGAGGATGTTGATCAGAAGGCAATAGACTCCATCAGGCAAGCCATAGGCCACAGCCTTCAGGTGAAAGGCCAGCCTGAGCCACAGGAGGCGCAGAAGAAAGAGTCCCCCACATGGTTCCTCTTTGCCAACTTGTTTCGGCCAAGGTCTCTCTACAGTTTCGGGTTCATGCGCTGA
- the LOC136523087 gene encoding ACT domain-containing protein ACR4-like isoform X3, with product MNPPRIVIDNESSAEATIVRVCNYVDSANEYGILLEVIQVMIDLNLVISKAYITSDGGWFMDVFNVTDKEGKKIKDEATLSQIEDYIRKSLGANSRYIPSRRRSVDVAAAADHNVIELTGTDRPGLLSEVSAVLASLKCNVVSAEIWTHNTRAAAVMRVTDEDTGLAVTDAERLERIREKLSSLLRGGNLSRGAAMALSSGTATTHTERRLHQMMLDDCDYEQLQLQAPGQSQRPNVTVRNWNDKDYSVVTIRCKDRSKLLFDTVCTLTDLQYVVFHANIDAKDNQAYQEFYVRHVNGSPMNTETERLRVIQCLEAAIERRVSEGVKLELCTNDKVGLLSEVTRIFRENSLTVTRAEVTTRGRMAVNTFYVRGSTGEDVDQKAIDSIRQAIGHSLQVKGQPEPQEAQKKESPTWFLFANLFRPRSLYSFGFMR from the exons ATGAACCCGCCAAG GATCGTCATCGACAATGAGTCCTCAGCAGAGGCCACAATTGTAAGGGTATGTAATTAT GTAGATAGCGCAAACGAATATGGGATACTGCTGGAAGTGATCCAGGTCATGATTGATCTCAACCTTGTCATAAGCAAGGCCTACATAACTTCAGATGGTGGATGGTTCATGGATG TCTTCAATGTGACCGATAAGGAAGGGAAGAAGATCAAAGATGAGGCAACCCTTTCACAGATCGAAGACTACATCAGAAAG TCCTTGGGTGCAAATTCAAGATACATTCCTTCCCGCCGGAGATCAGTAGACGTCGCCGCTGCAGCTGACCACAATGTCATTGAACTAACAGGGACGGACAGGCCAGGCCTGCTCTCTGAAGTCAGTGCGGTGCTTGCCAGCCTCAAGTGCAACGTGGTCAGCGCTGAGATCTGGACCCACAACACCCGAGCTGCGGCCGTGATGCGGGTCACCGACGAGGACACCGGGCTGGCGGTCACGGACGCCGAGAGGCTGGAGAGGATCAGGGAGAAGCTGTCGTCCCTGCTCCGAGGAGGCAATCTCTCCCGGGGCGCCGCCATGGCGTTGTCGTCAGGGACCGCCACCACGCACACAGAGAGAAGGCTGCACCAGATGATGCTTGACGACTGTGACTATGAGCAGCTCCAGCTGCAAGCTCCAGGGCAGTCTCAGAGGCCTAATGTCACCGTGAGGAACTGGAACGACAAGGACTACTCGGTGGTGACCATCAGATGCAAGGATAGGTCCAAGCTTCTGTTCGACACGGTTTGCACTCTGACGGACCTGCAATATGTTGTTTTCCATGCCAACATTGATGCCAAGGACAATCAGGCATACCAG GAATTCTATGTAAGGCATGTGAATGGATCACCAATGAACACTGAAACTGAGAGATTGCGAGTCATCCAATGCCTTGAAGCAGCCATTGAACGGAGGGTATCTGAG GGTGTCAAGCTTGAGCTGTGCACTAATGACAAGGTCGGGCTACTATCTGAGGTTACCCGCATCTTCCGCGAGAACAGCCTGACCGTCACAAGAGCAGAGGTGACCACGAGGGGCAGGATGGCTGTGAACACGTTCTACGTCCGCGGTTCCACAGGAGAGGATGTTGATCAGAAGGCAATAGACTCCATCAGGCAAGCCATAGGCCACAGCCTTCAGGTGAAAGGCCAGCCTGAGCCACAGGAGGCGCAGAAGAAAGAGTCCCCCACATGGTTCCTCTTTGCCAACTTGTTTCGGCCAAGGTCTCTCTACAGTTTCGGGTTCATGCGCTGA
- the LOC136523087 gene encoding ACT domain-containing protein ACR4-like isoform X2, translating into MSTMDEGYGPTWDSDDEYDNFIRKMNPPRIVIDNESSAEATIVRVDSANEYGILLEVIQVMIDLNLVISKAYITSDGGWFMDVFNVTDKEGKKIKDEATLSQIEDYIRKSLGANSRYIPSRRRSVDVAAAADHNVIELTGTDRPGLLSEVSAVLASLKCNVVSAEIWTHNTRAAAVMRVTDEDTGLAVTDAERLERIREKLSSLLRGGNLSRGAAMALSSGTATTHTERRLHQMMLDDCDYEQLQLQAPGQSQRPNVTVRNWNDKDYSVVTIRCKDRSKLLFDTVCTLTDLQYVVFHANIDAKDNQAYQEFYVRHVNGSPMNTETERLRVIQCLEAAIERRVSEGVKLELCTNDKVGLLSEVTRIFRENSLTVTRAEVTTRGRMAVNTFYVRGSTGEDVDQKAIDSIRQAIGHSLQVKGQPEPQEAQKKESPTWFLFANLFRPRSLYSFGFMR; encoded by the exons ATGTCCACCAtgg ATGAAGGCTACGGCCCTACTTGGGACAGCGACGACGAATACGACAACTTCATACGCAAGATGAACCCGCCAAG GATCGTCATCGACAATGAGTCCTCAGCAGAGGCCACAATTGTAAGG GTAGATAGCGCAAACGAATATGGGATACTGCTGGAAGTGATCCAGGTCATGATTGATCTCAACCTTGTCATAAGCAAGGCCTACATAACTTCAGATGGTGGATGGTTCATGGATG TCTTCAATGTGACCGATAAGGAAGGGAAGAAGATCAAAGATGAGGCAACCCTTTCACAGATCGAAGACTACATCAGAAAG TCCTTGGGTGCAAATTCAAGATACATTCCTTCCCGCCGGAGATCAGTAGACGTCGCCGCTGCAGCTGACCACAATGTCATTGAACTAACAGGGACGGACAGGCCAGGCCTGCTCTCTGAAGTCAGTGCGGTGCTTGCCAGCCTCAAGTGCAACGTGGTCAGCGCTGAGATCTGGACCCACAACACCCGAGCTGCGGCCGTGATGCGGGTCACCGACGAGGACACCGGGCTGGCGGTCACGGACGCCGAGAGGCTGGAGAGGATCAGGGAGAAGCTGTCGTCCCTGCTCCGAGGAGGCAATCTCTCCCGGGGCGCCGCCATGGCGTTGTCGTCAGGGACCGCCACCACGCACACAGAGAGAAGGCTGCACCAGATGATGCTTGACGACTGTGACTATGAGCAGCTCCAGCTGCAAGCTCCAGGGCAGTCTCAGAGGCCTAATGTCACCGTGAGGAACTGGAACGACAAGGACTACTCGGTGGTGACCATCAGATGCAAGGATAGGTCCAAGCTTCTGTTCGACACGGTTTGCACTCTGACGGACCTGCAATATGTTGTTTTCCATGCCAACATTGATGCCAAGGACAATCAGGCATACCAG GAATTCTATGTAAGGCATGTGAATGGATCACCAATGAACACTGAAACTGAGAGATTGCGAGTCATCCAATGCCTTGAAGCAGCCATTGAACGGAGGGTATCTGAG GGTGTCAAGCTTGAGCTGTGCACTAATGACAAGGTCGGGCTACTATCTGAGGTTACCCGCATCTTCCGCGAGAACAGCCTGACCGTCACAAGAGCAGAGGTGACCACGAGGGGCAGGATGGCTGTGAACACGTTCTACGTCCGCGGTTCCACAGGAGAGGATGTTGATCAGAAGGCAATAGACTCCATCAGGCAAGCCATAGGCCACAGCCTTCAGGTGAAAGGCCAGCCTGAGCCACAGGAGGCGCAGAAGAAAGAGTCCCCCACATGGTTCCTCTTTGCCAACTTGTTTCGGCCAAGGTCTCTCTACAGTTTCGGGTTCATGCGCTGA